In Helianthus annuus cultivar XRQ/B chromosome 8, HanXRQr2.0-SUNRISE, whole genome shotgun sequence, a single genomic region encodes these proteins:
- the LOC110869992 gene encoding RING finger protein 24 translates to MAISASSYKIILPDSQQIIMVNAQPGERVDNLLIVNLSPTQVAMIQYYEDIQSVLFDDGGPAYTTHLMELVTNNESVTSVISLDGSQVVDPETCVMITSYIMDYHESLHANDLSEETVEQEHSIKIGRNGDEEKEEEDVCAICLQEFEMGERCTTLECKHGYHQECIEKWLEQKNDCPICRAKVGADL, encoded by the coding sequence ATGGCCATATCAGCGTCTTCATACAAGATTATACTTCCAGATTCCCAACAGATTATAATGGTGAACGCGCAACCAGGTGAACGTGTAGATAACCTATTGATTGTCAATCTCTCTCCGACTCAAGTAGCAATGATTCAATACTACGAAGACATCCAATCCGTGTTGTTTGATGATGGTGGGCCTGCTTATACAACTCATTTGATGGAACTCGTAACGAATAATGAATCAGTAACCAGTGTTATATCCTTGGATGGATCTCAAGTGGTGGATCCAGAAACGTGTGTAATGATTACTAGTTATATAATGGATTATCATGAGTCTCTTCATGCCAATGACTTGTCCGAAGAAACGGTTGAGCAGGAACATTCGATCAAGATTGGTAGAAACGGTGATGAGGAGAAAGAAGAAGAGGACGTTTGTGCGATTTGTCTGCAAGAATTCGAGATGGGTGAGAGGTGTACCACACTCGAATGCAAACATGGGTATCATCAAGAATGCATTGAGAAATGGTTGGAGCAGAAGAACGATTGTCCGATTTGTAGGGCTAAAGTAGGGGCGGACCTGTAG